In Nymphaea colorata isolate Beijing-Zhang1983 chromosome 5, ASM883128v2, whole genome shotgun sequence, one genomic interval encodes:
- the LOC116255326 gene encoding uncharacterized protein LOC116255326 codes for MDAILSKVIDGLSTLAQEELRLLRGAKEHVKKLSDTLALIKLVLDDAEQKQVKEKNVRDWLRKLKALAHEAEDIIDECIAWGIISAEGEHDDGPKNQACYCLPSPSSCFRSPFRFRDIGFRRDISMRVQNSMERLEEIDREKNRLKFRERNVRPDVVAQPPPTTSLIDELEVVGRESEKQFVIESLLSNACLGLAREMSSSSGHGGIATVAIVGIGGLGKTTLAQLVYNDNAVKAHFDLKMWVCVSNDFDLKKITRAITEEVSGVDFNVQELNPLQVKLRGIVSGKRILLVLDDVRNENQEEWEALMIPFRSSGKGSRLLVTTRNVVVSTALNANLVHELKELSDDDCWTLFRRKAFGGREADPELEPIGREIVKKCNGVPLAAKSLGSLLRMKRTKNEWLYVKESELWSLPENDENRILPALRLSYYHLPSHLKICFAYCCVFPKDYPIQRKILIQLWMAEGFIVADGRREMEDIGNEYFNDLLWRSFFQDIYRGADGEILDCKMHDLVHDLARSVTEEDFCFVGEACKSRNILARARHLSLVKQEQLQTITASVSYATNLRTFLVFWGAYPKLHNPYGFNLHTGDAAKHLIQNCKLLRVLDLGGTDISYLPDSVGELKLLRYLDVSLTSVKELPESTSKLCNLQTLKVIFCKKLLKLPKALGNMSRLRHLLFDYCDSITYLPTGINRLTCLQTLHCFIVGKGSGCNNIKELNGLNNLRGRLKITNLENVACKKDAEAANLVAKSNLRTLKLVWKRHQPYQSTVTIDKEGILEALRPPISVKRLDITNYIGPNFPTWLGNSVLCNLVQIVIDGAAQCIHLPALGNLPLLKSLSVTGTNSVKIVGHEFYGDGTIKGFPSLERLEFCAMDEWEEWSGMEGIFKRLQALYIRECPKLRSISNVLEHLSTMQTLWIISCHGLTTLAEELEHLHSLTSLRFVDCPRLSALPKGLQHIPALQYLEVSQCPGLTTLPWELQYLTSLRALVIASCPKLTALDKLMKFDKNAQYITRLESLIISHCHGLVALPEEIGDLVALKCLGISYCSGLTALPTSIQRLNHLRTLQINGCPAIEKKLLELKKEEWNHDLEIEINCQKFSPRSSSYPTNHWESWHCRLCLIRHSLSTFPVYRTIAFHLPKDMSLSTFPVYRMIAFHLPKDMILKLEASTISFLWTSGHKTHGHHLISKKQFLKPVEEDGVGLKPPLVLNQTLLACKCLRITSELFRIQIVSKQRIAFQPIRSPTFQSRLLPTKSSFSFLGAHSSSISIPRFFLPFPPQLPTGFHRLRSRHLVLFAHLCEAHHPINLLPVSLSAVLMDSILSRVIDDLSTVAKEELGLLWGAKKHVKKLSNTLALIKPVLDDAEQKQVREKSIRHWLRKLKDLAHDAEDIIDECTARGFMSTEGEHDDVPRDQVCYCFPNPSFCFRSPSSFRDIGFRRDISIRVQHLMERLEEIDREKNRFNFRERHVRPDAVSQPPPTTSLIDELDVVGRELDKEIIIGLLLSNARLGLPREASSSGHEGIATVAIVGIGGLGKTTLAQLVYNDNAVKAHFDLRMWVCVSDDFDLKKITRAMIEEASGVDCNVQELNLLQVRLRDIVIGKRILLVLDDVWNENQEGWEALTVPFRSSGKGSRLLVTTRNVVVSTALNASLVHELKELSDDDCWTLFRRKAFGGREANPALEPMGREIVKKCNGVPLAAKSLGSLLRMKRTKKEWLYIKESELWSLPESDENRILPALRLSYYHLPSHLKICFAYCCVFPKDYPIERKMLIQLWMAEGFIVPDGRREMEDIGNEYFNDLLWRSFFQNIYFGPDGEIFDCKMHDLVHGLACSVAEEDFCFVGEAGKPRNVLPRARHLSLVKQEELQTITDAVSHATNLRTFLVFWGAYAKLHHAHGFNLHTGDAARHLIQNCKLLKVLDLGGTQTSSLPDSVGELKLLRYLDVSFTPIKELPESTSQLRNLQTLKVIFCKRLVKLPKALGNMSQLRHLLFDYCDSIGHLPTGINRLTCLQTLDCFIVGKGSGCNNIKELNGLNNLRGRLKITNLENAACKKDAEAANLVAKSNLLTLKLVWRRHQSYQSTVTIDAEGILEALHPPVSIMRLDITNYIGRNFPTWLGNSVLSNLVEIVIDGASQCIHLPTLGNLPRLKSLSVTGASSVKSVGHEFYSDGTIKGFPSLERLEFCAMDEWEEWSGMDGIFKRLQALYIRECPKLRSISNVLEHLSTMQTLWITSCHGLTTLFEELAHLDSLTSLRFVDCPRLSALPKGLQHLPALQYLEVNQCPRLTTLPWELQYLTSLRALVIVSCPKLTTLDELMKFDKYARYITRLESLIISHCDGLVALPEEIGDLVALKYLRISYCNGLTAVPISIQCLDHLQTLQINGCPGIEKKLLELKKEDWNPNLEIEINCQKIAARDGGMISFDHETPLRLCI; via the exons ATGGATGCCATTCTTTCCAAAGTCATTGACGGCCTCAGCACTCTCGCCCAAGAGGAGCTCAGATTGCTGCGGGGAGCCAAAGAGCATGTGAAGAAGCTGTCCGACACGCTGGCTCTGATCAAGTTGGTACTTGACGATGCTGAACAGAAGCAAGTCAAAGAGAAGAACGTAAGAGATTGGCTGCGCAAGCTCAAAGCTTTGGCACATGAAGCAGAGGACATAATCGATGAGTGTATCGCCTGGGGCATCATATCTGCCGAAGGCGAACACGATGATGGTCCCAAAAACCAGGCATGTTACTGCCTTCCAAGCCCATCCTCCTGCTTTCGAAGCCCCTTCCGTTTCCGAGATATCGGCTTCCGGCGCGATATATCGATGCGAGTACAGAATTCGATGGAAAGGCTGGAAGAGATTGACAGGGAGAAGAATCGGCTTAAATTCAGGGAAAGGAACGTGAGACCAGATGTTGTGGCGCAACCACCACCAACTACATCCTTGATTGATGAACTGGAAGTGGTCGGTAGGGAATCTGAAAAGCAATTTGTCATAGAATCGCTGCTCAGTAACGCCTGTCTTGGCCTAGCACGCGAGATGTCAAGCAGTTCTGGTCATGGGGGAATTGCCACTGTGGCCATCGTTGGCATTGGTGGCCTGGGGAAGACTACACTTGCTCAACTGGTCTACAACGACAATGCAGTGAAGGCCCACTTTGATTTAAAGATGTGGGTATGCGTGTCTAACGATTTTGATCTGAAGAAGATCACAAGAGCGATCACAGAAGAAGTGTCTGGTGTTGACTTCAACGTCCAGGAATTGAATCCTCTGCAAGTGAAACTTAGGGGTATCGTCAGTGGTAAGAGAATCTTGCTTGTGCTGGATGATGTGCGGAATGAGAACCAAGAAGAATGGGAGGCCTTGATGATTCCCTTCAGAAGCAGCGGCAAGGGGAGTAGGCTTTTGGTGACCACTCGCAACGTGGTCGTCTCGACAGCGTTGAATGCTAACTTGGTCCATGAACTGAAAGAGTTGTCTGACGATGATTGCTGGACCCTCTTCAGAAGGAAGGCGTTTGGAGGCAGAGAGGCGGATCCAGAGCTAGAACCAATAGGCAGGGAGATTGTCAAGAAATGCAACGGAGTCCCTCTCGCGGCAAAGAGCCTTGGAAGCCTTTTGCGCATGAAAAGAACCAAGAACGAGTGGTTGTACGTCAAAGAAAGCGAGCTCTGGAGTTTGCCTGAGAACGATGAGAATCGCATCTTGCCCGCCTTGCGGCTTAGTTACTACCATTTGCCGTCACACCTCAAGATATGCTTTGCATATTGTTGTGTATTCCCGAAGGACTACCCCATTCAGAGGAAGATATTGATCCAACTGTGGATGGCAGAAGGCTTCATTGTTGCTGACGGGAGAAGGGAAATGGAGGATATAGGCAATGAGTACTTCAATGATTTGTTGTGGCGCTCTTTCTTTCAGGACATATATCGTGGCGCGGATGGCGAGATCCTTGACTGTAAGATGCATGATCTTGTCCACGATCTCGCTCGCTCTGTTACTGAAGAAGATTTCTGCTTTGTTGGGGAGGCGTGTAAATCTAGAAACATTCTTGCAAGAGCTCGTCATTTGTCATTAGTTAAGCAAGAGCAACTGCAGACAATTACTGCTTCCGTTTCTTATGCCACGAACCTGAGAACCTTCCTTGTCTTTTGGGGAGCATATCCTAAACTGCACAATCCTTATGGTTTCAACCTTCATACTGGGGATGCAGCAAAGCACCTAATACAGAACTGCAAGCTCTTGAGAGTGTTAGATTTAGGAGGCACCGATATCAGTTATCTGCCTGACTCTGTAGGTGAGCTGAAGCTTCTGAGGTACCTCGATGTCTCTCTCACTTCTGTCAAAGAATTGCCTGAATCCACAAGCAAACTCTGTAATTTGCAGACTTTGAAAGTCATATTCTGCAAAAAGCTTCTTAAGCTACCAAAAGCCCTCGGGAACATGAGCCGACTTCGGCATCTTCTCTTTGACTACTGTGATTCAATCACCTACTTGCCAACTGGGATCAATCGTTTAACTTGCCTTCAAACTCTGCATTGCTTTATCGTAGGGAAAGGGAGTGGATGCaataatattaaagagttaaaCGGGCTGAACAATCTTAGGGGGCGGCTGAAAATAACAAACCTTGAGAACGTGGCCTGTAAGAAGGATGCTGAGGCAGCGAATCTGGTAGCTAAAAGCAATCTTCGAACTCTGAAGCTGGTATGGAAACGGCATCAGCCATATCAATCGACTGTCACAATAGATAAGGAGGGGATCCTGGAAGCCCTTCGACCTCCTATTTCCGTTAAAAGACTCGACATAACAAATTACATAG GGCCCAACTTCCCGACTTGGTTGGGGAACTCTGTGCTCTGTAACTTGGTCCAAATTGTGATTGATGGTGCTGCCCAATGTATCCATCTCCCCGCACTTGGGAATTTACCACTCCTCAAAAGTTTGTCAGTAACAGGCACCAACTCTGTCAAAATTGTGGGGCATGAATTCTACGGTGACGGTACCATAAAGGGGTTTCCATCATTGGAGAGGCTGGAATTCTGCGCAATGGATGAATGGGAAGAATGGTCAGGCATGGAGGGGATATTTAAACGACTGCAAGCACTTTATATCCGTGAGTGTCCCAAGCTAAGGTCAATTTCAAATGTTCTGGAGCACCTATCAACTATGCAGACCTTATGGATTATCAGTTGCCATGGACTAACGACGTTAGCTGAAGAACTGGAGCACCTTCATTCCCTTACCTCGTTGAGGTTTGTTGATTGCCCTAGGCTAAGTGCACTACCAAAAGGGCTGCAACATATTCCTGCTCTCCAATATTTGGAGGTAAGCCAGTGCCCAGGATTGACAACGTTGCCATGGGAATTACAGTACCTTACTTCTCTCCGCGCTCTGGTGATTGCTTCTTGCCCCAAACTGACAGCGCTAGACAAGCTTATGAAGTTTGACAAGAACGCACAGTACATCACTCGCCTTGAATCACTGATTATAAGCCATTGTCATGGGCTGGTAGCATTACCTGAGGAAATAGGAGATTTGGTTGCTTTGAAGTGTTTGGGGATCAGTTATTGCAGTGGACTTACAGCACTGCCGACCAGTATACAGCGCCTTAATCATCTTCGAACCCTACAAATCAATGGGTGTCCAGCCATTGAGAAGAAGTTGCTGGAGCTAAAAAAAGAGGAATGGAACCACGACCTGGAGATCGAAATCAATTGCCAAAAATTTTCTCCTCGATCTTCTTCGTACCCTACAAATCACTGGGAGTCCTGGCATT GTAGATTGTGTCTCATCAGACATAGTCTCTCAACCTTTCCAGTATACAGGACGATTGCTTTTCATCTCCCCAAGGACATGAGTCTCTCAACCTTTCCAGTATACAGGATGATTGCTTTTCATCTCCCCAAGGACATGATTCTCAAGCTGGAAGCAAGTACGATATCCTTTCTTTGGACGTCAGGGCACAAGACTCATGGCCACCACCTCATCTCCAAGAAGCAGTTTCTTAAGCCAGTGGAGGAGGATGGGGTAGGGTTAAAGCCCCCGTTGGTGCTAAACCAAACTCTACTAGCTTGCAAG TGTCTCAGAATTACATCAGAATTATTCAGAATTCAGATTGTTTCTAAACAGCGAATCGCTTTTCAACCGATTCGCAGCCCCACCTTCCAATCTCGTTTACTTCCCACAAAGTCATCCTTCTCCTTCCTTGGAGCTCACAGTAGCAGCATCTCAATCCCTCGATTCTTCCTCCCTTTTCCACCTCAATTACCAACGGGGTTTCACAGGTTGAGGAGCAGACACCTGGTTTTGTTCGCTCACCTTTGTGAAGCTCACCACCCGATCAACCTCCTTCCTGTCAGCCTGTCAGCCGTCTTGATGGATTCCATTCTTTCCAGAGTCATTGACGACCTCAGCACTGTCGCCAAAGAGGAGCTCGGATTGCTGTGGGGAGCCAAAAAGCATGTGAAGAAGCTGTCCAACACGCTGGCTCTGATCAAGCCTGTACTTGACGATGCTGAACAGAAGCAAGTCAGAGAGAAGAGCATAAGACATTGGTTGCGGAAGCTCAAAGATCTCGCACACGACGCAGAGGACATAATCGATGAGTGTACGGCCAGGGGTTTCATGTCCACGGAAGGCGAACACGATGATGTCCCCAGAGACCAGGTATGTTACTGCTTCCCAAATCCATCCTTCTGCTTTCGAAGTCCCTCCTCTTTCCGAGATATCGGCTTCCGGCGCGATATATCGATACGAGTACAGCATTTGATGGAAAGGCTGGAAGAGATTGACAGGGAGAAGAATCGGTTTAACTTCAGGGAAAGGCACGTGAGACCAGATGCTGTGTCGCAACCACCACCAACTACATCCTTGATTGATGAACTGGATGTAGTCGGTAGGGAACTTGACAAGGAAATTATCATAGGATTGTTGCTCAGTAACGCCAGGCTTGGCCTACCACGAGAGGCAAGCAGTTCTGGTCATGAGGGAATTGCCACTGTGGCCATCGTTGGCATTGGCGGCCTGGGGAAGACAACTCTTGCTCAACTGGTCTACAACGACAACGCAGTGAAGGCCCACTTTGATTTGAGGATGTGGGTATGCGTGTCTGACGATTTTGATTTGAAGAAGATCACAAGAGCGATGATAGAAGAAGCGTCCGGTGTTGACTGCAACGTCCAGGAATTGAATCTTCTGCAAGTGAGGCTCAGGGACATCGTCATTGGTAAGAGAATCTTGCTTGTGCTGGATGATGTGTGGAATGAAAACCAAGAAGGATGGGAGGCCTTGACGGTTCCTTTCAGAAGCAGCGGTAAGGGAAGTAGGCTTTTGGTGACCACTCGCAACGTGGTCGTTTCGACAGCATTGAATGCTAGCTTGGTCCATGAACTGAAAGAGTTGTCTGACGATGATTGCTGGACCCTCTTCAGAAGAAAGGCATTTGGAGGCAGAGAGGCGAATCCAGCGCTAGAACCAATGGGCAGGGAGATTGTCAAGAAATGCAACGGAGTCCCTCTCGCGGCAAAGAGCCTTGGAAGCCTTTTGCGCATGAAAAGAACCAAGAAGGAGTGGTTGTACATCAAAGAAAGCGAGCTCTGGAGTTTGCCTGAGAGCGATGAGAATCGCATCTTGCCGGCCTTGCGGCTTAGTTACTACCATTTGCCGTCACACCTCAAGATATGCTTCGCATATTGTTGTGTATTCCCGAAGGACTACCCCATTGAGAGGAAGATGTTGATCCAACTGTGGATGGCAGAAGGCTTCATTGTTCCTGACGGGAGGAGGGAAATGGAGGACATAGGCAACGAGTATTTCAATGATCTGTTGTGGCGCTCTTTCTTTCAAAACATATATTTTGGCCCGGATGGCGAGATCTTCGACTGTAAGATGCATGATCTCGTCCACGGTCTAGCTTGCTCTGTTGCTGAAGAAGATTTCTGCTTTGTTGGGGAGGCAGGTAAACCTAGAAACGTTCTTCCAAGAGCTCGACATCTGTCATTAGTAAAGCAAGAAGAACTGCAGACAATTACTGATGCCGTTTCTCATGCCACGAACCTGAGAACCTTTCTTGTATTTTGGGGAGCATATGCTAAACTGCACCATGCTCATGGTTTCAACCTTCATACTGGAGATGCAGCACGGCACCTAATACAGAACTGCAAGCTCTTGAAAGTGTTAGATTTAGGAGGCACCCAGACCAGTTCTCTGCCTGATTCTGTTGGTGAGCTGAAGCTTCTGAGGTACCTCGATGTCTCTTTCACTCCTATCAAAGAATTGCCTGAATCCACAAGCCAACTCCGTAATTTGCAGACTTTAAAAGTTATATTCTGCAAAAGGCTTGTCAAGCTGCCAAAAGCCCTCGGGAACATGAGCCAACTTCGGCATCTTCTCTTTGACTACTGTGATTCGATCGGCCACTTGCCAACTGGGATCAATCGTTTAACTTGCCTTCAAACTCTGGATTGCTTTATCGTAGGGAAAGGCAGTGGATGCAATAATATTAAAGAGTTGAACGGGCTGAACAATCTTAGGGGGCGGCTGAAAATAACAAACCTTGAGAACGCGGCCTGTAAGAAGGATGCTGAGGCAGCGAATCTGGTAGCTAAAAGCAATCTTCTAACTCTGAAGCTGGTGTGGAGACGGCATCAGTCATATCAATCGACTGTCACAATAGATGCAGAGGGGATCCTGGAAGCCCTTCATCCTCCTGTTTCCATTATGAGGCTCGACATAACAAATTACATAGGCCGCAACTTCCCGACCTGGTTGGGAAACTCTGTGCTCAGTAACTTGGTTGAAATTGTGATTGATGGTGCTTCCCAATGTATCCATCTCCCTACACTTGGGAACTTACCACGCCTCAAAAGCTTGTCGGTAACAGGCGCCAGTTCTGTAAAATCTGTCGGGCATGAATTCTACAGTGACGGCACAATTAAAGGATTTCCGTCATTGGAGAGGCTGGAATTCTGCGCGATGGATGAATGGGAAGAATGGTCCGGCATGGACGGGATATTCAAGCGACTGCAAGCACTTTATATCCGTGAGTGTCCCAAGCTAAGGTCAATTTCAAATGTTCTGGAGCACCTATCAACTATGCAGACCTTATGGATTACCAGCTGCCATGGACTAACGACTTTATTTGAAGAACTGGCGCACCTTGATTCCCTTACCTCGTTGAGGTTTGTGGATTGCCCTAGGCTAAGTGCACTACCAAAAGGGCTGCAACATCTTCCTGCTCTCCAATATTTGGAGGTAAACCAGTGCCCACGATTGACAACCTTACCATGGGAATTGCAGTACCTTACTTCTCTTCGTGCTTTGGTGATTGTTTCTTGCCCTAAACTGACGACGCTAGACGAGCTTATGAAGTTTGACAAGTACGCACGGTACATCACTCGCCTTGAGTCGCTGATTATTAGCCATTGTGATGGACTGGTAGCATTGCCTGAGGAAATAGGGGATTTAGTTGCTTTGAAGTACTTGAGGATCAGTTACTGCAATGGACTAACAGCGGTGCCGATCAGCATACAGTGCCTTGATCATCTTCAAACCCTACAAATCAATGGGTGTCCTGGCATTGAGAAGAAGCTGCTGGAGCTAAAAAAGGAGGACTGGAACCCCAACCTGGAGATCGAAATCAATTGCCAGAAGATTGCTGCTAGAGACGGCGGAATGATTTCTTTTGATCACGAAACCCCCTTAAGGTTATGTATTTAA
- the LOC116254629 gene encoding putative disease resistance protein RGA3, which produces MVDFILSKVIDGFTTLAQDEIKLVLGARGLVESLSTTLTLIRPALDDAEQQQVIEKGVRNWLRMLKGLAYDAEDIIDECIAKGLISRDHDDTKGKLCGFFPNPSYCFRNPTSFQDVKFRRDISIRVENLMKKMEEIKKAKDLFDFREGSFKGDVRSLPTSSLVNELEVVGRDIDRKIVIGLLCSNASLQMASSSGHEGIATVAIVGIGGLGKTTLAQLVFNDNAVKAHFDLKVWICVSADFDLQKTTKAIVEELSGVNCNVQDLNHVSKIVSGKRVLLVLDDVWIKNQEKWEALVVPFQSSGKGSRLLVTTRSVVVSTKLNANFVHELKNLSEDDCWSLLRRKAFGGGQADPELESIGRDIVKKCNGVPLAANSLGSLLRMKTTKKEWLYVKNSQIWNLPADGGNRILPALRLSYYHLPSHLKICFAYCCLFPKGYPIERKMLIELWMAEGFIVADGRREMEDIGNEYFNELLWRSFFQDEYVGVGGEILDCKMHGLVHDLACSVAEEDFYFVGEAGKPRIDLPRARHLSLVKQEQLQTIIDAVSHAASLRTFLVFWGASPKLHSPYGFNLRIGDAARNLIENCKLLRVLDLGGTDIISLPDSVGELKLLRYLDVSLTHIRELPESTSKLCNLQTLKVIFCKKLLKLPNALGNMIQLRHLLFDYCDSITYLPTGINQLTCLQTLHCFIVGEGTGCNNINELNALNNLSERLKITNLENVACKEDAAAANLAAKSDLVTLKLVWSRHQSYPSTVATNAEGILEALQPPVSIERLDMTNYIGPNFPSWLGSSVLCKLVEIVIDGAAQCIHLPTLGNLPLLKNLSVTGTNSVRFVRHEFYGDGTTKGFPSLERLEFCAMEEWEEWIGMDGIFKRLQTLYIRECPKLRSISNVLEHLSALQALWITSCHGLTTLAEELEQLNSLTSLRFVDCPKLSVLPKGLQHLPALQYLEIGQCPALTTLPWELQYLTALRALVIASCPKLTKLDNLMKFDKNAKCVSRLESLIISHCDGLVELPEEIRELVALKYLGIGYCIRLTALPTGIQRLNHLRTLQINGCPFIKKTLLEQKKEGWNHNLKIEVDYQTINQSSDGFAQKGGVISIDSEGQTSHRYKQITSVYCSRGYLE; this is translated from the coding sequence ATGGTGGACTTCATTCTTTCCAAGGTCATAGACGGCTTCACCACACTTGCCCAAGATGAGATCAAATTGGTGCTTGGAGCCAGAGGGCTAGTGGAGAGTCTGTCCACAACGCTGACTCTGATCAGGCCAGCACTTGATGATGCTGAACAGCAGCAAGTCATTGAGAAGGGTGTGAGAAACTGGCTGCGGATGCTCAAAGGTCTGGCATACGATGCAGAGGACATAATTGATGAATGCATCGCCAAGGGCCTCATATCGAGGGACCATGACGATACCAAAGGCAAGTTGTGTGGTTTCTTTCCAAATCCCTCCTACTGCTTCCGAAATCCCACCTCTTTCCAAGATGTCAAGTTCCGGCGTGATATATCTATACGAGTAGAGaatttgatgaagaagatggaAGAGATCAAAAAAGCGAAAGATCTGTTTGATTTCAGGGAAGGGTCTTTCAAAGGGGACGTGAGATCACTACCAACTTCATCCTTGGTTAATGAACTGGAAGTGGTCGGTAGGGACATTGACAGAAAAATTGTCATAGGATTGCTGTGCAGCAACGCTAGTCTTCAGATGGCAAGCAGTTCTGGTCATGAGGGAATTGCCACTGTGGCTATCGTTGGCATTGGCGGCCTCGGGAAGACTACTCTTGCTCAACTGGTCTTCAACGACAATGCAGTGAAGGCCCACTTTGATTTGAAGGTGTGGATATGCGTGTCTGCGGATTTTGATCTGCAGAAGACCACAAAAGCGATCGTAGAAGAACTGTCTGGCGTTAACTGCAACGTACAGGATTTGAACCATGTCAGCAAAATCGTCAGTGGTAAGAGAGTTTTGCTTGTGCTGGATGATGTGTGGATTAAGAACCAAGAAAAATGGGAGGCCTTGGTGGTTCCTTTCCAAAGCAGTGGTAAGGGGAGTAGGCTTTTGGTGACCACCCGCAGCGTGGTTGTCTCGACGAAACTAAATGCTAACTTTGTGCATGAGTTGAAAAATTTGTCCGAGGATGATTGCTGGTCCCTACTCAGAAGAAAGGCATTTGGGGGCGGCCAGGCCGATCCAGAGCTAGAATCAATAGGCAGAGATATTGTCAAGAAATGCAATGGAGTCCCTCTCGCGGCAAACAGCCTTGGAAGCCTTTTGCGCatgaaaacaaccaaaaaagaGTGGTTGTACGTCAAAAATAGCCAGATCTGGAATTTGCCTGCAGATGGCGGGAATCGCATCTTGCCTGCCTTGCGGCTTAGCTACTACCATTTACCGTCACACCTCAAGATATGCTTCGCATATTGCTGCCTTTTCCCGAAGGGCTACCCTATTGAGAGGAAGATGTTGATCGAGCTATGGATGGCAGAAGGCTTCATTGTTGCTGACGGAAGACGGGAGATGGAGGACATAGGCAATGAGTATTTCAATGAGCTGTTGTGGCGCTCTTTCTTTCAGGACGAATATGTCGGCGTGGGAGGCGAGATCCTTGATTGTAAGATGCATGGTCTTGTCCACGATCTTGCTTGCTCTGTTGCTGAAGAAGATTTCTACTTTGTTGGGGAGGCAGGTAAGCCTCGAATTGATCTTCCAAGAGCTCGTCATCTGTCATTAGTTAAGCAAGAGCAACTGCAGACAATTATTGATGCGGTTTCCCATGCCGCGAGCTTGAGAACTTTTCTTGTATTCTGGGGAGCAAGTCCTAAACTACACAGTCCTTACGGTTTCAACCTTCGTATTGGGGATGCAGCACGAAACCTAATAGAGAACTGCAAGCTCTTGAGAGTGTTAGATTTAGGAGGTACCGATATCATATCTCTGCCTGACTCTGTAGGTGAGCTGAAGCTTCTGAGGTACCTCGATGTCTCTCTCACTCATATCAGAGAACTGCCTGAATCCACTAGCAAGCTCTGCAATTTGCAGACATTGAAAGTTATATTCTGCAAGAAGCTTCTTAAGCTGCCAAACGCACTCGGGAACATGATCCAACTTCGGCATCTTCTCTTTGACTATTGCGACTCAATCACGTACTTGCCAACTGGGATCAATCAGTTAACTTGCCTTCAAACTCTGCATTGCTTTATTGTCGGGGAAGGGACTGGATGCAACAATATTAATGAGTTGAACGCGTTGAACAACCTTAGTGAGAGACTGAAAATAACAAACCTTGAGAATGTAGCTTGTAAGGAGGATGCTGCGGCTGCGAATCTGGCAGCTAAAAGTGATCTTGTAACTCTGAAGCTGGTATGGAGTCGCCACCAATCATATCCTTCGACTGTGGCAACAAATGCAGAGGGAATCCTGGAAGCCCTTCAGCCTCCTGTTTCCATTGAGAGACTCGACATGACAAATTACATAGGCCCCAACTTCCCGAGTTGGCTAGGAAGCTCTGTGCTCTGTAAATTGGTAGAAATTGTGATTGATGGCGCTGCCCAATGCATTCATCTCCCTACACTTGGGAATTTACCACTCCTCAAAAATTTGTCAGTAACAGGCACGAACTCTGTAAGATTTGTGAGGCATGAGTTCTACGGTGACGGCACAACAAAGGGGTTTCCATCACTGGAGAGGCTGGAGTTCTGCGCAATGGAAGAATGGGAAGAATGGATAGGAATGGATGGGATATTCAAGCGACTGCAAACACTCTATATTCGTGAGTGTCCCAAACTAAGGTCAATCTCCAACGTGCTAGAGCACCTGTCAGCTTTGCAGGCCTTATGGATTACCAGTTGTCATGGACTAACAACGTTAGCTGAAGAACTGGAACAGCTTAATTCCCTTACCTCATTGAGGTTTGTGGATTGCCCTAAGCTAAGCGTGCTGCCGAAAGGGCTGCAACATCTTCCTGCTCTCCAATATTTGGAGATAGGCCAGTGCCCAGCATTGACAACCTTACCATGGGAGTTACAGTACCTTACTGCTCTTCGTGCTCTGGTGATCGCTTCTTGTCCCAAACTGACAAAGCTAGACAATCTTATGAAGTTTGACAAGAACGCAAAGTGTGTCAGTCGTCTTGAATCACTGATTATAAGCCATTGCGATGGACTGGTAGAATTGCCTGAGGAAATAAGAGAATTAGTTGCTTTGAAGTACTTGGGGATCGGTTACTGCATTAGATTAACAGCATTGCCGACGGGCATCCAGCGCCTTAATCATCTGCGAACCCTACAAATCAATGGGTGCCCTTTCATAAAGAAGACATTGCTGGagcagaaaaaagaaggatGGAACCACAACCTCAAGATTGAAGTCGATTACCAGACGATTAATCAATCATCGGATGGCTTTGCTCAAAAAGGCGGAGTGATTTCTATCGATTCTGAAGGCCAAACAAGCCATAGGTATAAGCAGATTACCTCAGTCTATTGTTCAAGAGGATATTTGGAGTAA